One stretch of Pieris brassicae chromosome 8, ilPieBrab1.1, whole genome shotgun sequence DNA includes these proteins:
- the LOC123713472 gene encoding small nuclear ribonucleoprotein Sm D3: MSIGVPIKVLHEAEGHVVTCETNTGEVYRGKLIEAEDNMNCQMTSVTVTYRDGRVGQLENVYIRGSKIRFLILPDMLKNAPMFKRQGNKPTAGRGKSAILRAQAAGRGRGGGRGAAGHRGGWQGGSGPSRR, encoded by the exons ATGTCTATCGGTGTGCCTATTAAAGTACTTCACGAAGCTGAAGGCCATGTAGTGACCTGTGAAACAAATACCGGTGAAGTGTACCGCGGAAAGTTAATAGAAGCTGAAGATAATATGAATTGCCAAATGACCAGCGTCACTGTAACTTATCGCGATGGACGTGTAGGTCAATTGGAAAATGTTTACATTAGAGGCTCAAAAATTCGTTTTCTAATTTTACCAGATATGTTGAAAAATGCTCCTATGTTTAAACGACAAGGGAATAAACCGACTGCAGGTCGTGGGAAGAGTGCTATATTACGAGCACAAG CTGCTGGTCGAGGCCGAGGGGGGGGAAGAGGGGCAGCAGGCCATCGTGGTGGGTGGCAGGGTGGCTCAGGACCTTCACGACGTTAG